From Tepidisphaeraceae bacterium, a single genomic window includes:
- a CDS encoding ABC transporter permease — protein sequence MSPPVLQPAAALCKRELVRFVRQRSRVIGSLATPLIFWLFIGGGMGRSFNATGMPGGDNFLHYFFPGTVLMILLFTAIFSTISIIEDRKEGFLQSVLVSPISTMAIVLGKVMGGTILAVGQGLIFLALAPLIGIQFTLVGFLGAAVIMFVIAFALTGLGFCIAWRMSSTQGFHAIMNLFLMPMWFLSGALFPAEQAWGALRWLMNANPLSYGLSGLREVLYAPSAGAGALQSGWWTGMIVSCLFGVAMFTLASRMTRARVSGDLH from the coding sequence ATGAGCCCTCCCGTCCTGCAGCCCGCCGCCGCGTTGTGCAAGCGGGAACTCGTGCGCTTCGTGCGGCAGCGAAGCAGGGTCATCGGTTCGCTGGCGACGCCGTTGATCTTCTGGCTGTTCATTGGCGGCGGCATGGGCCGCAGCTTCAACGCCACCGGCATGCCGGGCGGCGACAACTTCCTGCACTACTTCTTCCCCGGCACCGTCCTGATGATCCTGCTGTTCACGGCGATCTTCTCGACGATCTCGATCATCGAAGACCGCAAGGAAGGTTTTCTGCAGTCGGTGCTGGTGTCGCCAATCTCTACCATGGCGATCGTACTCGGCAAGGTGATGGGCGGCACGATCCTTGCCGTCGGACAAGGGTTGATCTTCCTGGCGCTGGCGCCGTTGATCGGCATTCAGTTCACGCTCGTAGGCTTTCTGGGCGCTGCGGTCATCATGTTCGTGATCGCCTTTGCGCTTACGGGGCTTGGCTTCTGCATCGCCTGGCGGATGAGCAGCACGCAGGGGTTCCACGCGATCATGAACTTGTTCCTGATGCCGATGTGGTTCCTCAGCGGCGCGCTCTTCCCGGCCGAGCAGGCCTGGGGGGCGTTACGATGGTTGATGAACGCCAACCCATTGTCGTACGGGCTCAGCGGGCTACGCGAGGTGTTGTATGCCCCGTCGGCCGGCGCGGGGGCGTTGCAGAGCGGTTGGTGGACGGGAATGATCGTCAGCTGCCTGTTTGGCGTCGCGATGTTCACGCTTGCCAGTCGCATGACGCGGGCGCGCGTGAGTGGCGATTTGCATTAG
- a CDS encoding SCO family protein, which translates to MTKNLKRLTIALWVLCVLVSVTVVLAYYRSRDVLAAMDAPTAAPHVVPAMAPDLSTRLFPVPDFALRDENEKPVTQQTLSGKPWIAAFIFTNCAGACPMMSKHMATLQTKIASPDVRLVSFTLDPKRDTPAVLKSYATKIGAQPGRWFFLSGTTEEMQAVARGMLIGIGDPPEGSDQFTHSSKFLLVDGTNMVRGIYEGTSEDVLDQLAADAEKLARE; encoded by the coding sequence ATGACGAAGAACCTGAAACGCCTGACGATCGCCTTGTGGGTTTTGTGCGTGTTGGTCTCGGTAACGGTGGTGCTCGCGTACTACCGCTCGCGCGACGTGCTGGCCGCCATGGACGCGCCGACCGCGGCGCCGCACGTGGTGCCGGCGATGGCGCCGGACCTGTCGACGCGCCTATTCCCGGTGCCCGACTTCGCGTTGCGCGATGAGAACGAGAAGCCGGTCACCCAGCAGACCCTGTCGGGCAAGCCGTGGATCGCGGCGTTCATCTTCACCAACTGCGCCGGCGCCTGCCCGATGATGTCCAAGCACATGGCCACGCTGCAGACGAAGATCGCGAGCCCCGACGTGCGGCTGGTCTCGTTCACGCTCGACCCCAAGCGCGACACCCCCGCCGTGCTGAAGTCGTACGCGACGAAGATCGGCGCCCAGCCCGGCCGTTGGTTCTTCCTGAGCGGCACGACCGAGGAAATGCAGGCCGTCGCCCGCGGCATGCTGATCGGCATCGGCGACCCGCCCGAGGGCAGCGACCAGTTCACCCACAGCAGCAAATTCCTCCTCGTCGACGGCACCAACATGGTGCGCGGCATCTACGAGGGCACGAGCGAGGACGTGCTGGACCAGTTGGCCGCCGACGCGGAGAAGCTGGCGCGGGAGTGA
- the fusA gene encoding elongation factor G, which produces MARDLTKIRNIGIAAHIDAGKTTTSERILFYTGRVHKVGEVHEGTAVMDFDPEEQKRGITINSAATYCKWQPGAWISKGSDAPIYDINLIDTPGHVDFTVEVERSLRVLDGAVAVFDGKEGVEAQSETVWRQATKYNVPRICFINKMDKVGADYDYCYNSILDRLGAPAIPVVIPDGQADTFKGVIDLIDQVGYYSDMDNDKDRGNTVTMKPVPEHMKEKVAHYRAIMLEKIAELDDALMDKYLTDPESLEPAELRAALRKGTIAFKAHPLYCGSAYKYIGVQKVLDGVIEYLPSPVDMAEVKGTNPRDKEKVEIRPRQPDAPFCGLAFKIVDDKFGTLTYVRVYSGVLEKGTRVLNANKDSRENISRMFQMSADDREARDRAEAGDIVAIIGIDEANTGDTLCDPDHPIILERPSFPEPVISMSIEPKSGADKQKLGDALTKLRRQDPTFRTKYDEETGETVIAGMGELHLEILKMRLTRDYRVDVIVGKPKVAYKEAITKKAGARGKHVKQSGGRGQFGDCTIEIEPFDGTDPATGEAMDADKLKKLGWEDGVAFENKIFGGSVPKEFIPSIEYGVRMACKTGVLANFPLLNVKVALTDGSYHQVDSSQVAFELAGQIALKDAAKSAGLTLMEPIMKVVVTTPQEFQGNVTGDLNRRRGLIVNSEERGNTTIIEAEVPLSEMFGYTTELRSMSTGRAASAMEPLKYAEVPANVKKQILES; this is translated from the coding sequence ATGGCCCGCGACCTGACGAAGATTCGAAACATTGGTATCGCTGCACACATCGATGCCGGCAAGACCACGACCTCCGAGCGCATCCTGTTCTACACCGGCCGCGTCCATAAGGTTGGCGAGGTGCACGAAGGCACCGCCGTCATGGACTTTGATCCTGAAGAGCAGAAGCGCGGCATCACGATCAACTCGGCCGCCACCTACTGTAAGTGGCAGCCGGGCGCGTGGATCAGCAAGGGCTCGGACGCGCCGATCTACGACATCAACCTGATCGACACCCCCGGCCACGTCGACTTCACCGTCGAGGTGGAGCGCTCGCTGCGCGTTCTCGACGGCGCCGTGGCCGTGTTCGACGGTAAGGAAGGCGTGGAAGCGCAGTCCGAGACCGTCTGGCGCCAGGCGACCAAGTACAACGTCCCCCGCATCTGCTTCATCAACAAGATGGACAAGGTCGGGGCCGACTACGACTACTGCTACAACAGCATCCTGGACCGCCTGGGCGCCCCGGCGATCCCCGTCGTCATTCCGGACGGGCAGGCCGACACGTTCAAGGGCGTGATCGACCTCATTGACCAGGTCGGCTACTACAGCGACATGGACAACGACAAGGACCGCGGCAACACGGTCACGATGAAGCCCGTCCCCGAGCACATGAAGGAGAAGGTCGCCCACTACCGCGCGATCATGCTGGAGAAGATCGCCGAGCTCGACGACGCGCTGATGGACAAGTACCTGACCGACCCGGAATCGCTCGAGCCCGCCGAGCTGCGCGCGGCGCTGCGTAAGGGCACGATCGCCTTCAAGGCGCACCCGCTGTACTGCGGTTCGGCCTACAAGTACATCGGCGTGCAAAAGGTGCTGGACGGGGTCATCGAGTACCTGCCCAGCCCGGTCGACATGGCCGAGGTGAAGGGCACGAACCCGCGCGACAAGGAAAAGGTCGAGATTCGCCCGCGTCAGCCCGATGCGCCGTTCTGCGGTCTGGCGTTCAAGATCGTCGACGACAAGTTCGGCACGCTGACCTACGTTCGCGTCTACAGCGGTGTGCTCGAAAAGGGCACCCGCGTGCTGAACGCCAACAAGGACAGCCGCGAGAACATCAGCCGTATGTTCCAGATGTCGGCCGACGACCGTGAGGCCCGCGACCGCGCTGAAGCCGGCGACATCGTGGCCATCATCGGTATCGATGAGGCCAACACCGGCGACACCCTTTGCGACCCTGATCACCCGATCATCCTGGAGCGCCCGAGCTTCCCGGAGCCGGTCATCAGCATGTCGATCGAGCCCAAGAGCGGCGCCGACAAGCAGAAGCTTGGCGACGCGCTCACGAAGCTCCGCCGGCAGGACCCGACGTTCCGCACCAAGTACGACGAGGAGACGGGCGAGACCGTCATCGCCGGCATGGGCGAGCTGCACTTGGAAATCCTGAAGATGCGCCTGACGCGCGACTACCGCGTCGACGTGATCGTGGGCAAGCCCAAGGTCGCGTACAAGGAAGCCATCACCAAGAAGGCCGGCGCGCGCGGCAAGCACGTGAAGCAGTCGGGCGGTCGCGGTCAGTTCGGTGACTGCACGATCGAGATCGAGCCGTTCGACGGCACCGATCCCGCGACCGGCGAAGCCATGGACGCCGACAAGCTCAAGAAGCTGGGCTGGGAAGATGGCGTGGCGTTCGAGAACAAGATCTTCGGTGGTTCGGTTCCGAAGGAATTCATCCCGTCGATCGAGTACGGCGTGCGCATGGCGTGCAAGACCGGCGTGCTGGCGAACTTCCCGCTGCTGAACGTGAAGGTCGCGTTGACCGACGGTTCGTACCACCAGGTCGACTCGTCGCAGGTCGCGTTCGAGCTGGCCGGCCAGATCGCGCTGAAGGACGCCGCCAAGAGCGCGGGCCTGACGCTGATGGAGCCGATCATGAAGGTCGTCGTGACCACGCCCCAGGAGTTCCAAGGCAACGTCACCGGCGACCTGAACCGCCGCCGCGGGCTGATCGTCAACAGCGAGGAACGTGGCAACACCACGATCATCGAGGCCGAGGTGCCGCTGAGCGAAATGTTCGGCTACACCACGGAACTTCGTTCGATGTCGACCGGCCGTGCCGCCAGCGCCATGGAACCCCTGAAGTACGCCGAAGTGCCCGCGAACGTGAAGAAGCAGATCCTCGAGTCGTAA